A window of Xiphophorus hellerii strain 12219 chromosome 19, Xiphophorus_hellerii-4.1, whole genome shotgun sequence contains these coding sequences:
- the LOC116709561 gene encoding piggyBac transposable element-derived protein 4-like — MERHGVRRFYSASEVLELVTAQDGQNEERYSSDPDTADTDEEEDFIEGIDKLHDITGNIVEEKDGDLNEDDEEDNNGVVAGASRGRKRSREGPASKRRGKRSETHVDTQVKWKTEKETDHLLHPPLHFRPKRTPGVQLPLSNTEIPSPSELFKLFFDQATIKTLCENTNKNAAKNLAAGKKFRWTDVTANEMYAYIGLTLYMGLMKRPQLKDFWRTTTAFQVSYPGKVMSRDRFLNIHTNVHMSNPEDDAVNDQKKGTPDYDPLHRLRPLYDSLRVACKALYHPRKNLSVDERMVATKAKIGLKQYIKSKPTKWGIKLFVLSDTTGYTTDFHIYTGRSTQKTGKGLSFDAVMSLINKDYLGSGYHIYCDNFYTSPALFCHLHKLGFGACGTFRNSRVGVPKTTKNALTKKSPRGSIRWLREGPLIFVKWMDTREVSVCSTVHTAFKGDAVRRVGKAGGQHQVLYVPVPSAVRDYNCFMGGVDLSDQLIGSYTSWRKCKKWYKTVLHHFIDIAVTNSYLIHKEMCAQLEQKAPKHQAFQEQLTVALCGVEPQAAPTTSYRHLPVAIFEGASVEDKATKGRRKCKLCGKCTPFMCEACKLPLCVIVDRNCHKDFHSSSGHAKK, encoded by the exons atggaaagACACGGAGTAAGAAGATTTTACTCTGCGTCCGAAGTCTTGGAGCTCGTCACCGCTCAAGATGGCCAAAATGAGGAGAGGTATTCTTCAGACCCTGATACTGCAGACACTGATGAGGAAGAGGACTTCATCGAAGGGATCGATAAACTTCATGATAT TACTGGCAATATCGTGGAGGAGAAAGATGGCGATCTGaatgaggatgatgaagaggacAATAACGGTGTGGTGGCAGGTGCAagtagaggaagaaaaagaagtcGGGAGGGTCCAGCTAGTAAAAGGAGAGGCAAAAGGTCAGAAACTCATGTGGACACTCAAGTCAAGTGGAAAACAGAGAAGGAGACTGATCATTTGCTGCACCCCCCACTCCATTTCCGTCCAAAGAGGACACCAGGTGTTCAGCTGCCCCTTTCCAATACTGAGATTCCGTCACCTTCAGAgctattcaaattattttttgaccAGGCTACCATAAAGACATTATGTGAAAACACTAACAAAAATGCAGCCAAAAATttagctgctggaaaaaaatttCGTTGGACTGATGTCACAGCTAATGAAATGTATGCATATATTGGACTTACTTTGTACATGGGACTAATGAAACGACCACAATTGAAGGATTTTTGGAGAACCACAACTGCATTTCAGGTTTCATATCCAGGGAAAGTAATGTCCAGAGATCGTTTCCTCAACATCCATACCAATGTCCACATGAGTAACCCAGAGGATGACGCAGTGAACGACCAAAAAAAAGGGACACCTGATTATGACCCACTGCACAGACTGCGCCCCCTGTACGACAGCTTGAGGGTTGCCTGTAAGGCTTTGTACCACCCCCGGAAAAATCTTTCTGTGGATGAAAGAATGGTAGCCACTAAAGCCAAGATTGGGCTAAAACAATATATCAAAAGTAAGCCGACAAAGTGGGGGATCAAACTTTTTGTGTTGTCCGACACCACGGGCTACACTACAGACTTTCACATTTACACTGGAAGGTCCACTCAAAAAACTGGAAAGGGGCTGTCGTTTGACGCTGTAATGTCACTCATAAACAAAGACTATCTTGGCTCTGGATATCACATATACTGTGATAACTTTTATACCAGCCCCGCACTGTTTTGCCACCTTCACAAGCTTGGGTTTGGAGCATGTGGGACGTTCAGAAATTCAAGAGTTGGTGTCCCAAAGACGACCAAGAATGCCCTGACCAAAAAATCACCGCGAGGGTCCATCAGATGGCTCAGAGAGGGACCTCTCATTTTTGTCAAGTGGATGGACACGAGGGAGGTCAGTGTGTGTTCCACCGTGCACACGGCCTTCAAAGGAGATGCAGTCAGACGAGTGGGAAAGGCTGGAGGACAGCATCAAGTCTTGTATGTTCCAGTGCCATCAGCTGTGAGGGATTACAACTGCTTCATGGGGGGAGTGGACTTATCCGACCAGTTGATTGGCTCCTACACTTCATGGCGGAAGTGCAAAAAGTGGTACAAGACGGTCCTGCACCATTTCATAGATATAGCTGTGACAAACAGCTATCTGATTCACAAAGAGATGTGTGCACAGCTGGAGCAGAAGGCTCCAAAACACCAGGCTTTCCAGGAGCAACTGACAGTAGCGCTTTGTGGAGTAGAGCCACAAGCAGCTCCGACTACCAGCTATCGGCACCTGCCTGTTGCAATTTTTGAAGGGGCATCCGTTGAAGACAAAGCAACAAAGGGAAGGAGAAAGTGCAAGCTTTGTGGAAAATGCACTCCATTCATGTGTGAAGCTTGCAAACTTCCTCTCTGTGTTATTGTGGACAGGAACTGCCACAAGGACTTCCACAGCTCCAGTGGGCatgctaaaaaataa